In Bacteroidota bacterium, one DNA window encodes the following:
- a CDS encoding penicillin acylase family protein codes for MLANFFNNDSSVWWDNKNTFKKETQNDIIEKAFDKTISELVVQLGFNPEKWTWGKVHTIEF; via the coding sequence ATGCTTGCGAATTTTTTTAATAATGACTCTTCAGTCTGGTGGGATAATAAAAATACTTTTAAGAAGGAAACTCAAAATGATATCATTGAAAAAGCATTTGATAAAACAATTTCGGAACTCGTTGTACAATTAGGATTTAATCCGGAGAAGTGGACATGGGGAAAAGTTCATACAATTGAATTCTAA
- a CDS encoding T9SS type A sorting domain-containing protein, protein MQNQIDYFVNLLLGSAADNQSVVQLRWATSREATPLGAGSCGLAFDNIIVSGDPVTTPLYFRSVASGNWNNVSTWESSPDALTWSPAINFPSAADRNIQIRFPHTVSTSGLNNLVIDELTIDAGATMVNAFNTALAIEDGPQAIELNVNGTFEDSSSVSVVWVNTSRWQMGVTGTYIKTYNTNSTNWQLKYYNGIATIPATSNWICRKAVGSSIEPSISTTNGGPRFPQATYGNLYIENNSGTWNANTLCRFSGSNNAPLIKGNFYIGGNGSGTVSFLSSNTFTLPIKVVGNIVIASGSALRNEGTGFEIQGDLICNGIHSYGSSASLLLFSGNNIQTVSGTGSISVWKTEINKTANELYLATNISVYNSLSLVNGIVNTAVTSTFIVQDNATAINSSNSSFVRGPMNKIGNDAFIFPVGKGNLLRTIGMDAGTGLVTDMFSAEYFYVDPQTVYGNTLDPSLDHISSCEYWLLNQNTGNSQRKVTLSWASNSCGVTNISDLRVARYNNLLWVNEGHFASAGSLAAGTVTSNVTTGFGPFTLASATPQNPLPIELISFTAIVVDDHIETEWVTASEINNDFFTVEKSRNGIDFSPVGIVDGAGSSTLTLEYELKDEGPYNGISYYRLKQTDYDGKFSYSPIVAVKVKHSTAEIISVLAQKETGSIEVKISFVESSNARLIIQDVNGKIVYEVEISGNAEILTLPVNLNISSGLYFVRLITAKENLIKKFYY, encoded by the coding sequence TTGCAGAATCAGATCGATTATTTTGTGAATCTTTTATTAGGAAGTGCAGCAGATAATCAAAGTGTTGTTCAATTGCGTTGGGCAACTTCAAGAGAAGCGACACCATTAGGAGCAGGTTCATGTGGACTAGCATTTGACAATATTATTGTCAGTGGAGATCCGGTTACGACTCCATTATATTTCAGATCAGTCGCTTCAGGTAACTGGAATAATGTTAGTACATGGGAATCTTCTCCTGATGCACTTACATGGTCACCTGCAATTAATTTTCCTTCTGCTGCCGATAGAAACATTCAGATTCGATTTCCACATACGGTAAGTACATCCGGTTTAAATAATCTTGTTATCGATGAATTGACAATTGATGCTGGTGCTACAATGGTAAATGCATTCAATACTGCATTGGCAATTGAAGACGGACCTCAGGCGATTGAGTTAAATGTAAACGGAACTTTCGAAGATTCAAGTAGCGTTTCAGTAGTTTGGGTAAACACTTCACGCTGGCAAATGGGTGTTACCGGAACTTACATTAAAACCTACAATACAAACAGTACTAACTGGCAGTTGAAATATTATAATGGAATAGCCACTATACCTGCAACATCAAACTGGATCTGCAGAAAAGCTGTCGGTTCTTCAATTGAACCGAGCATTTCAACTACCAATGGCGGACCACGTTTCCCGCAAGCCACGTATGGAAATTTATACATTGAAAACAATTCCGGAACATGGAATGCCAATACGCTTTGTCGTTTTTCCGGATCGAACAATGCACCATTAATAAAAGGAAATTTTTACATCGGTGGAAATGGAAGTGGAACAGTTAGTTTTCTTTCATCTAACACTTTTACGCTTCCAATAAAAGTTGTCGGTAATATTGTGATTGCATCAGGAAGCGCTTTGCGAAATGAAGGGACAGGATTCGAAATTCAAGGTGATCTGATCTGTAATGGAATTCATTCTTATGGATCGTCTGCTTCTTTGCTTTTATTCAGTGGTAATAATATTCAGACAGTTTCCGGTACAGGAAGCATTTCTGTATGGAAAACAGAAATCAACAAGACGGCAAATGAACTTTATCTGGCAACAAATATTTCTGTTTACAATAGTTTAAGTCTGGTTAATGGAATTGTAAATACTGCAGTTACATCGACATTTATTGTTCAGGATAATGCGACTGCAATTAATTCCTCCAATTCGAGTTTTGTAAGAGGACCGATGAATAAGATCGGTAATGATGCTTTTATTTTCCCTGTAGGAAAAGGAAATTTGCTTCGTACAATTGGAATGGATGCAGGAACCGGTTTAGTAACGGATATGTTTTCTGCAGAATATTTTTATGTAGATCCACAAACAGTGTATGGTAACACACTTGATCCTTCTTTAGATCACATCAGTTCTTGCGAGTACTGGCTTCTGAATCAGAATACAGGAAATTCGCAAAGGAAAGTTACACTCAGTTGGGCAAGCAACAGTTGTGGTGTAACAAATATTTCAGATCTGAGAGTCGCAAGGTATAACAACTTGTTATGGGTGAATGAAGGCCATTTTGCAAGCGCAGGAAGTCTTGCGGCCGGAACTGTTACAAGTAATGTCACAACAGGCTTCGGTCCGTTTACTCTGGCATCAGCAACTCCTCAGAATCCATTGCCAATTGAATTGATTTCATTCACAGCAATTGTTGTGGATGATCATATAGAAACAGAATGGGTGACAGCAAGTGAGATCAATAATGATTTTTTTACCGTAGAAAAAAGCCGCAATGGAATTGATTTTTCTCCCGTTGGAATTGTAGACGGTGCAGGTAGCTCGACTTTGACATTAGAGTATGAATTGAAAGACGAAGGGCCTTATAACGGAATTTCGTATTACCGATTAAAGCAAACTGATTATGATGGAAAATTTTCTTACAGTCCTATTGTTGCAGTTAAGGTAAAACATTCTACTGCAGAGATCATTTCAGTACTTGCGCAAAAAGAAACCGGAAGCATAGAAGTGAAGATCAGTTTTGTTGAATCTTCTAATGCTAGATTGATCATTCAGGACGTCAACGGTAAAATTGTTTACGAAGTTGAAATTTCCGGTAATGCAGAAATTCTAACGTTGCCTGTTAATTTAAATATTTCATCCGGATTATATTTTGTTCGTCTTATAACCGCTAAAGAAAATTTAATTAAAAAATTCTATTACTGA
- a CDS encoding penicillin acylase family protein, producing MGKQKPLDKIFNIGPFSEMGGMETVNNQSFDLNGKGIYKVNLGPALRRVIDFAEPESAYSINPSGQSGNFISRHYSNQVKLYISGKYRKELMNFDEVKRLSKDIVYFQPLD from the coding sequence TTGGGAAAGCAAAAGCCTTTGGATAAGATCTTCAACATCGGTCCGTTTTCAGAAATGGGTGGAATGGAGACTGTAAATAATCAAAGTTTTGATCTTAATGGAAAAGGAATCTATAAAGTAAATTTAGGTCCTGCTTTACGTCGGGTGATCGATTTCGCTGAGCCGGAAAGTGCATACAGTATTAATCCAAGCGGGCAATCAGGAAACTTTATCAGCAGGCATTACAGCAATCAGGTGAAACTTTATATAAGTGGAAAATATCGCAAAGAATTGATGAACTTTGACGAAGTTAAACGTCTGAGCAAAGACATCGTGTATTTTCAGCCTTTAGATTAA
- a CDS encoding redoxin family protein — MRILKRIIILFVIVASAIEISNAQKFAVINGKLPPLTNPELTLQIDKNHLRRKPVVIQTTIQNNQFSFKVEVDRDYMMELSNPSFRFPLYVSPGDSIVLEYMEQPSQLIEVKGKGSVENKFLQAFYTKFQSDFTDSVSDNLALNSSIDGFESRIFAQRKTLNTYFKSDPSYPLFSESFKSFISNSIEYNYWKQLFAYPIVNANSSQQIMTVTPLPGLMLADFDKVKYNSPGALINESYQTFLKYYIIYETSKANGFNKFTDMSVSADRKTSVAKEKLSGEVLTYWLAKFLTDECERISPYMSNKIFDALKEFDKSKIYQDLALEICGAKLKESSKKGDPSKQAVAKAEPKSDELDLTTIDGKPFSLSSLKGKVVYIDFWASWCGPCRMMMPFSKQLHDGLTEKEKKNIVFLYISIDANQEGWKKAMTDMKMEGLQVISPGNWSSKACKYYQINSIPRYMIMSKSGEIVDFNAKRPNDPALLDDLRKLSEITINSALQR; from the coding sequence ATGAGAATATTAAAAAGAATCATCATCCTTTTCGTTATCGTCGCAAGTGCAATTGAAATTTCAAATGCACAAAAATTTGCTGTGATCAATGGAAAATTACCGCCATTGACAAATCCGGAACTTACGTTGCAGATCGATAAAAACCATCTGAGAAGAAAACCGGTTGTTATTCAAACAACGATTCAGAATAATCAATTCAGTTTTAAAGTTGAAGTTGACAGGGATTACATGATGGAATTGTCTAATCCTTCATTTCGTTTTCCACTATATGTTTCACCGGGTGATAGCATTGTTCTGGAATATATGGAACAGCCCTCCCAACTCATCGAAGTGAAAGGAAAAGGCTCTGTTGAAAATAAATTTCTTCAGGCCTTCTATACAAAATTTCAAAGTGATTTTACAGATTCAGTTTCGGATAACTTAGCATTGAATTCTTCTATCGATGGTTTTGAAAGCAGAATTTTTGCACAAAGAAAAACGTTGAACACATATTTCAAATCTGATCCTTCTTATCCATTATTCAGTGAGAGTTTTAAATCCTTTATTTCAAATTCCATTGAATATAATTACTGGAAACAACTTTTTGCTTATCCGATAGTGAATGCAAACAGCAGTCAGCAGATAATGACAGTTACTCCTTTACCCGGATTGATGCTTGCTGATTTTGACAAAGTGAAATATAATAGTCCGGGTGCTCTGATCAATGAGAGTTATCAAACTTTTCTGAAATATTATATTATCTATGAAACATCAAAAGCAAATGGCTTTAATAAATTTACTGACATGTCTGTTTCTGCTGACAGAAAGACCTCTGTTGCAAAGGAGAAATTGTCCGGTGAGGTATTGACTTATTGGCTTGCAAAATTTCTGACTGACGAATGCGAACGGATCAGTCCATACATGAGTAATAAGATCTTTGATGCACTAAAAGAATTTGACAAATCAAAAATCTATCAGGATCTGGCTCTTGAAATTTGCGGAGCTAAACTAAAAGAAAGTTCTAAAAAAGGTGATCCTTCTAAACAAGCAGTAGCCAAAGCCGAACCAAAGAGTGATGAATTAGATCTTACAACAATTGATGGAAAACCTTTTTCATTAAGTTCACTGAAAGGAAAAGTTGTATACATAGATTTCTGGGCAAGCTGGTGCGGGCCATGCAGAATGATGATGCCCTTCTCCAAACAATTGCATGATGGTCTGACTGAAAAGGAAAAGAAAAATATTGTTTTCTTATACATTTCAATCGATGCAAATCAGGAAGGCTGGAAAAAAGCAATGACTGATATGAAGATGGAAGGATTACAAGTTATTTCTCCCGGCAACTGGAGTTCGAAAGCTTGCAAGTATTATCAGATCAACAGCATTCCGCGGTATATGATCATGAGTAAGTCGGGAGAGATTGTTGATTTTAATGCTAAGCGACCCAATGATCCGGCTTTATTGGATGATCTCCGAAAATTATCTGAAATAACTATAAACAGTGCCTTACAGCGCTAG
- the era gene encoding GTPase Era yields MGHKAGFVGIIGKPNVGKSTLMNSLIGEQLSIVSHKVQTTRHRIKGILNGDEYQIIFSDTPGILEPHYLLQEKMMEFVNASLEDADAVLFITDNSEAYMEDDIVARLSAIKVPVVIVINKMDLSSTEEINKLVHGWKKKVNPHAIIPVSATLKFNVEKITEMLLTLMPEAPAYFPKDQLSDSNERFFISEIIREKIFMHYQQEIPYSTQVEVEAFKDEGKIARISAVIYVERDSQKGIIIGSKGEGIKRIGSEARRDIEKSLGKQVFLELFVKVEKEWRKNENKLRRFGYSN; encoded by the coding sequence ATGGGGCATAAAGCAGGATTTGTGGGGATTATTGGAAAACCCAATGTTGGTAAATCGACATTAATGAACAGTCTGATCGGTGAACAATTATCGATCGTTTCACATAAAGTACAAACTACCAGACATCGCATAAAAGGTATTCTGAATGGCGATGAATATCAGATCATATTTTCTGATACTCCCGGAATTCTCGAACCGCATTATCTTCTTCAAGAGAAGATGATGGAATTTGTCAATGCTTCTTTGGAAGATGCTGATGCTGTTCTGTTCATTACCGATAACAGTGAAGCATACATGGAAGACGACATCGTTGCGCGATTGTCGGCGATAAAAGTTCCTGTAGTGATCGTGATAAATAAAATGGATCTTTCATCTACTGAAGAAATAAATAAACTTGTTCACGGCTGGAAGAAAAAAGTAAATCCGCATGCTATCATTCCTGTATCTGCTACACTAAAGTTCAATGTAGAGAAGATCACTGAAATGCTTTTGACATTAATGCCTGAAGCTCCTGCATATTTTCCGAAAGATCAATTGAGTGATTCAAATGAACGTTTTTTCATCAGTGAAATTATTCGCGAAAAGATCTTCATGCATTATCAGCAGGAGATTCCTTATTCAACGCAGGTAGAAGTAGAAGCATTCAAAGACGAAGGAAAGATCGCTCGTATTTCTGCTGTGATTTATGTTGAACGTGATTCGCAAAAAGGTATTATCATTGGAAGTAAAGGTGAAGGCATCAAACGTATTGGTTCTGAAGCACGACGTGATATTGAAAAGTCGTTGGGAAAACAAGTATTCCTTGAACTATTCGTGAAAGTTGAAAAGGAATGGCGCAAAAACGAAAATAAATTGCGTAGATTCGGATATTCAAATTAA
- a CDS encoding penicillin acylase family protein, which yields MKILKRIFWFAFLAIVASVALLIVFLFFQKPKYSGTVRMPDLDSTITTYFDPYGVPHIYAKNEEDAFRALGYIHAQERLFQMELIRRVSAGRLSEIFGSKTLEADKFFRMLGITQHAEKSAEVFLSSPDSQMKKDVLSYLQGVNQYILKGKKRMEFLMLGIPREPYTVKDLYLIVDYMSFNFQMGFKTDPVLTRINSTLGEKYLGDIFLTKPDSTALNLDSLVLPIIEDQLSSISELEEILPVKIWSGSNSWALSGNRSVSGKALLENDTHIGIQQPAVWYEAHLESPGFRFYGNFLAGFPFAPIGHTMDHAWGLTMLENDDLDFFVEKVNPEDSTLIMVKDHWEKIATRNEVIKIKDSTSVNIVCRSTHHGPVCSDVMTEFKTMTTAPVTACWTFLNFNNNLMEATWTMAHSKSMSEFREAVSTIAAPGLNIVYADAQNNIAWYTAAKFAIRPDGANASLLQDGSGANDWIGYHDFSVNPKQENPELGFVLTANNDPQNDTTNLFPGYYVPKDRYVRLRNLLFTKSKFNREDLERIAIDVKNPVAADIAKTLVSKLSGVCIVKTQINERAAMMLKNWDGDHKVTDNAPVIYYKFLYHVMSEAMMDELGEKDFELF from the coding sequence ATGAAAATTCTTAAGCGTATTTTTTGGTTCGCTTTTCTGGCAATCGTCGCTTCGGTTGCTTTGCTCATTGTATTTCTTTTTTTTCAGAAGCCGAAATATTCCGGAACAGTTCGGATGCCGGATCTTGATTCTACGATTACAACTTATTTTGATCCTTACGGTGTGCCTCACATTTACGCGAAGAATGAAGAAGATGCTTTTCGTGCATTAGGATATATTCATGCGCAGGAAAGACTTTTTCAGATGGAATTGATCCGCCGTGTAAGTGCAGGAAGATTGTCGGAAATTTTTGGTAGCAAAACTCTTGAGGCTGATAAATTTTTCAGAATGCTTGGAATAACTCAACATGCAGAAAAATCTGCTGAAGTTTTTTTAAGCAGCCCTGATTCGCAAATGAAAAAAGATGTTCTTTCATATCTGCAAGGTGTAAATCAGTACATCCTGAAAGGAAAAAAGAGAATGGAATTTCTGATGCTTGGGATTCCACGCGAGCCTTACACTGTTAAAGATCTCTATCTCATTGTTGATTATATGTCATTCAATTTTCAGATGGGATTCAAGACTGATCCGGTTCTCACACGTATAAATAGTACTCTGGGTGAAAAATATCTGGGTGACATTTTTCTTACAAAGCCTGATTCGACAGCTTTGAATTTAGATTCACTTGTCTTACCAATAATAGAAGACCAGTTAAGTTCAATTTCTGAATTGGAAGAAATTCTTCCGGTCAAGATCTGGAGCGGAAGTAATTCATGGGCGCTTTCCGGAAATCGTTCTGTCTCCGGAAAAGCACTTCTGGAAAATGATACTCACATCGGAATTCAGCAACCTGCTGTCTGGTACGAAGCGCATCTGGAATCTCCCGGCTTTCGTTTTTATGGAAATTTTCTTGCAGGATTTCCTTTCGCACCAATTGGTCATACAATGGATCATGCATGGGGATTAACAATGCTTGAGAATGATGACCTCGATTTTTTTGTGGAGAAAGTGAATCCGGAAGATTCAACATTAATCATGGTCAAAGATCATTGGGAGAAAATTGCAACACGTAATGAAGTCATAAAAATAAAAGATAGTACTTCCGTAAATATTGTATGTCGTTCAACTCATCATGGTCCTGTGTGCAGTGATGTGATGACTGAATTCAAAACGATGACCACTGCACCGGTTACTGCATGCTGGACATTTTTGAATTTCAATAACAATCTTATGGAGGCTACATGGACAATGGCGCACTCGAAAAGTATGTCAGAGTTCAGGGAAGCTGTCTCGACAATAGCTGCTCCGGGATTAAATATTGTTTATGCTGATGCGCAAAATAATATCGCATGGTATACAGCAGCGAAATTTGCAATTCGTCCCGATGGTGCGAATGCTTCTCTATTGCAGGATGGATCAGGTGCAAATGATTGGATTGGCTATCACGATTTTTCTGTGAATCCGAAACAGGAAAATCCGGAATTGGGTTTTGTATTGACGGCAAACAATGATCCGCAGAATGATACAACGAATTTATTTCCGGGATATTATGTTCCTAAAGACAGATATGTGCGTCTACGGAATTTGTTGTTTACAAAAAGTAAATTTAACCGCGAAGATCTGGAAAGGATTGCAATCGATGTAAAAAATCCTGTAGCGGCAGATATTGCTAAAACATTGGTTTCAAAACTTAGTGGCGTGTGCATTGTAAAAACTCAGATCAATGAACGCGCTGCAATGATGTTGAAAAACTGGGACGGCGATCATAAGGTTACTGATAATGCTCCTGTGATCTACTATAAATTTCTTTATCATGTAATGTCAGAAGCAATGATGGATGAATTAGGTGAGAAAGATTTTGAGCTGTTTTAA
- the gldA gene encoding gliding motility-associated ABC transporter ATP-binding subunit GldA produces the protein MMISVKNITKIYGTQKALDDVSFEINSGQVIGFLGPNGAGKSTMMKIITCYIPQTSGAVSVCGFDVTEQSIDVKKIVGYLPEHNPLYPEMYVKEYLNYICGVYKFEGKKESKIKELIELTGLTVEQNKKIAALSKGYRQRVGLAQALIHDPKVLILDEPTSGLDPNQLTEIRALIKSIGKEKTVVLSTHIMQEVEAICDRVIIINKGKIVANENTSVLQKSRVSGEIILVEFDQAVSANQLRSIDGVTACENISGNNWRLKVNDLSVRGAVFKWAVANNLTALSLQVEEQRLEDVFQELTRK, from the coding sequence ATAATGATCTCAGTAAAAAACATTACAAAAATTTACGGAACACAAAAGGCACTGGACGATGTATCGTTTGAGATCAACAGCGGACAGGTCATTGGGTTTCTTGGTCCCAATGGAGCCGGGAAATCTACGATGATGAAGATCATCACATGTTACATTCCGCAAACATCAGGCGCGGTTTCTGTGTGCGGATTTGATGTTACCGAACAATCAATTGATGTAAAAAAGATCGTTGGATACCTTCCTGAACATAATCCACTATATCCGGAGATGTACGTAAAAGAATATCTGAATTACATTTGCGGAGTATATAAGTTTGAAGGTAAAAAGGAATCGAAGATAAAAGAGTTGATTGAACTTACAGGACTGACTGTTGAACAAAACAAAAAAATTGCCGCTCTTTCAAAAGGTTATCGTCAACGCGTGGGACTTGCACAGGCATTGATACATGACCCAAAAGTTCTTATTCTTGACGAACCAACTTCGGGTCTCGATCCAAATCAGCTTACTGAAATAAGAGCGTTGATCAAATCAATCGGTAAAGAAAAGACAGTTGTTTTATCTACGCATATTATGCAGGAAGTAGAAGCAATCTGCGACAGAGTAATCATTATAAACAAAGGAAAAATTGTTGCCAATGAAAATACAAGTGTTTTACAGAAAAGCAGAGTGAGCGGAGAAATAATTCTTGTTGAATTTGATCAGGCAGTTTCCGCAAATCAACTCCGATCAATTGATGGCGTGACCGCTTGCGAAAACATTTCAGGAAACAACTGGCGACTTAAAGTGAATGATCTTTCTGTACGTGGAGCGGTCTTCAAATGGGCAGTAGCGAATAATCTGACTGCGCTTTCATTGCAGGTGGAAGAACAGAGGCTGGAGGATGTGTTTCAGGAACTGACTCGGAAATGA
- a CDS encoding metallophosphoesterase: MKLFFVCLCLIVFNSCRHDNSLEKAPKEEFDFLFLSHTYVRGGTHMDIDPLIKEIDFNDYDLLMLGGDLLEHTTQYADTFEWVNSIFKLDQPKTLWALGNHDYDNVQSIRDKIGGPQYFAKYFKGITFLVLDTQDSLSNFRADQLELIKNVTDTILESSHLIVLMHKLVWMVDGGLLETMVDSVCNGGLGTCFYCNNPNNFYSNVYPRLVAVKNRGIGVLCLGGDIGLSVQKYEHVSNEGIRFAATGLCSGCAVNYGMRFKWISSANELSYEYVLMTELAEE; the protein is encoded by the coding sequence ATGAAATTATTCTTTGTATGTCTTTGTTTGATCGTTTTCAATTCTTGTCGTCATGATAACAGTTTAGAAAAAGCGCCGAAAGAGGAGTTTGATTTCTTGTTCCTTTCTCATACCTATGTACGTGGTGGCACACATATGGATATTGATCCGCTGATCAAGGAAATTGATTTCAATGATTATGATCTTCTCATGCTTGGAGGAGATTTGCTTGAACACACAACACAATATGCAGATACTTTTGAATGGGTAAATTCAATTTTTAAACTTGACCAACCAAAAACATTGTGGGCATTGGGTAATCATGATTATGACAATGTCCAGAGCATTCGTGATAAAATTGGTGGACCTCAGTATTTTGCCAAGTATTTTAAAGGAATCACTTTTCTTGTTCTGGATACGCAAGACAGTTTGAGTAATTTTCGTGCTGACCAATTGGAACTGATAAAAAATGTAACAGATACGATCCTGGAGTCTTCTCATCTGATTGTGTTGATGCATAAACTAGTATGGATGGTTGATGGTGGCCTTCTGGAGACAATGGTTGATTCAGTTTGCAATGGTGGCCTTGGTACATGCTTCTATTGTAATAATCCGAACAATTTCTATTCTAATGTATATCCAAGATTAGTAGCAGTAAAAAACAGAGGGATTGGCGTACTTTGTCTGGGTGGCGATATCGGATTGAGTGTTCAAAAATATGAGCATGTCAGCAATGAAGGGATTCGATTTGCTGCGACAGGTTTATGTTCCGGATGTGCTGTGAATTATGGAATGCGGTTCAAGTGGATTTCATCTGCAAATGAACTGAGTTATGAGTATGTGCTGATGACGGAGCTGGCGGAAGAGTAG
- a CDS encoding methionine adenosyltransferase — MSYLFTSESVSEGHPDKIADQISDALIDHFLAYDSTSKVACETLVTTGQVVLGGEVKSSAYLDVQEIAREVIRKIGYTRSEYMFEADSCGILSAIHEQSADINRGVEKTDPWKQGAGDQGMMFGYACRETDNYMPLPLELAHLLLKELAALRRESKHMTYLRPDAKSQVTIEYGDDHKPLRIDTIVISTQHDDFDKDAAMLKKIKDDVINILIPRIMKKLPKRVQALFNDKIKYHVNPTGKFVIGGPHGDTGLTGRKIIVDTYGGKGAHGGGAFSGKDPSKVDRSAAYATRHIAKNLVAAGICDEVLVQVAYAIGVAQPVGLYINTYGTAKVDLNDGEISRKVEQIFDMRPYAIEKRFNLRTPIYLETAAYGHMGRKPETKVKIFNKGKKNEKRISVKLFPWEELDYVGKIQTAFKAGTAKKVAPKKSSC, encoded by the coding sequence ATGTCTTATTTGTTCACTTCTGAATCTGTTTCCGAAGGCCATCCGGACAAGATCGCAGATCAGATCTCTGATGCGTTAATCGATCATTTCCTCGCGTATGATTCAACTTCTAAAGTTGCGTGCGAGACATTAGTAACTACAGGCCAGGTTGTACTGGGCGGCGAAGTAAAATCTTCGGCTTATCTCGACGTGCAGGAAATTGCCCGCGAAGTAATCCGCAAGATCGGTTATACTCGCAGCGAATATATGTTTGAAGCTGATTCATGCGGCATCCTTTCTGCTATCCATGAACAATCTGCTGACATCAACCGCGGTGTTGAAAAAACTGATCCATGGAAACAAGGTGCCGGTGATCAAGGCATGATGTTCGGCTATGCTTGTCGTGAAACTGACAACTATATGCCGCTTCCGCTTGAGTTAGCTCATTTGCTACTGAAGGAACTTGCTGCTCTTCGCCGCGAAAGCAAACATATGACTTATCTCCGTCCCGATGCAAAATCGCAGGTAACGATTGAATATGGCGATGATCATAAACCATTGCGTATTGACACGATCGTGATCTCTACTCAGCACGATGACTTCGATAAAGATGCAGCGATGCTGAAGAAGATCAAAGATGATGTGATCAATATTCTGATTCCACGTATCATGAAAAAATTGCCTAAACGTGTACAGGCATTATTCAACGATAAAATTAAATATCATGTGAACCCAACCGGTAAGTTTGTTATCGGTGGACCACATGGTGATACAGGACTTACAGGTCGTAAGATCATCGTTGATACTTACGGTGGAAAAGGTGCTCACGGTGGTGGCGCATTCTCAGGAAAAGATCCTTCGAAAGTGGATCGTTCTGCAGCATATGCTACACGACACATTGCAAAAAATCTTGTTGCTGCAGGAATCTGTGATGAAGTCTTAGTTCAGGTTGCTTATGCAATTGGTGTTGCTCAGCCGGTTGGATTATATATCAACACTTACGGTACAGCTAAAGTTGACCTGAATGATGGTGAGATCTCCCGTAAAGTTGAACAGATCTTCGATATGCGTCCTTATGCAATCGAAAAACGATTCAACCTTCGTACGCCTATCTATCTTGAAACAGCTGCATACGGACATATGGGACGTAAGCCGGAAACGAAAGTGAAGATCTTCAATAAAGGCAAGAAAAACGAAAAACGTATCTCTGTTAAATTATTCCCTTGGGAAGAATTGGATTACGTTGGAAAAATTCAGACTGCTTTCAAGGCAGGAACAGCAAAAAAAGTTGCTCCGAAAAAAAGTAGCTGCTAA